A stretch of DNA from Streptomyces caniferus:
GCTCATGCCCTCGGGGCTGGACGTCAGCCACCAGCATTCGTCCCACACGGCCACGCAGAACTCGTGAGGGTTGGCGAAGCACACTTCTCGGCTCAGCGCCGCGATGAGATACAGCGTCGCCCGGCCGAAGACCTTCTCGAACTCCAGCGTCGCCAGCCGGTCAGCGCTGAGCTCGTGTTCCTTGGGCAGGGCAAGGCCGGCGGTGGCGAAGACGATCGCATCGGCCCTCGAGGTGTCCACCACCGGCAGCGTGGGGTCGAAGATGGTGCGGGCGAGGTCCTTGCGCGCGACCGAGGACAGCTTGCGCGCTACCGCATTCGAGGTCGCATCGCGCTTGCCCCGGCTCTGGAGTTCGCCCACCAGCGCGGCCATGGACGGCGCCGGGCCTGCCAGGATCGCTGCGATCGCTTCCGACAGTGCGACGCCCTGGTCGCTCATCGGGGCAATGCCCAGCAGCAGCGTCAGGAAGCTTTCGGTGCGGCGCTGTGCCTGCGCGCGGTCGAGGATGGTGCGCAGCGGATCGAGGGAGACCTGGGCCTGGTCGTCGATCGTGATGACTTGGGTGGTGCCGGGGCACGCCTGCGCGAACCGGACCCACTCCTGCTGCGGTGTCCGGTCGACAATGACAGCCCGCCCGCGGCTTCCGGGCTGATCGCTCTTGCGGCCGGCGGCGAGGATCCCGTAGACGGCGGTCTTCATCGCGACGCTCTTGCCGCCGCCGAGCTCCCCGATGAACGCAGCGGACGCGGAAGCGGCCTTGCGCGGGCCCAGCGACCAGTCGGTCAGCACCGGACGGGTGCCGCCGCCGGCCAGCTGGAGCCCGTACAGCGGGCCCTTGGCGTCACCCAGGGCCGATCCACCGAAGGCGCCGGCCATGGCGAAGTCCCGCGCGAGAAGCACCTGGGCGTAGGAGGCCATGACCTTCGGTGTGCGGGCGCCCGGCAGCATCCCGTACCAGAGGTTCTCCTGTTCGCCGAGCGGGCGGGTGAAGGTGTAGTCGTTGCCGGCGAAGTGCGTTTGCAGGTCGGCGGCGCGGGCCTCGGCCTCGGCCGGGGTGGCGCCCCACACGCACAGCGCCCCCATCGCCTGCACCTCAACCTCGCTCTTCGAGCTGGTGAGGGCCGTGCGGTATTCGTCCATCCCCTCCGCGGCCTCCAGCACCCGCGAGGGAACGCCGGCCGTCTCGCCCTCGTACTCCCCGGCCTGGCCTGCCACTTCGCGTGCCTGCCGAAGGGCCTTGGCCTCGGCGGCATCCCCGGGCGTCACCTTGATCCGCATCACCCAGTCCACCGGAAAGCCGAACTCGTCCAGCGAGGCGAGGTACTCCGAGCCCGGGAAAACGAACCTTTCGGGCATCTCCGTCAGCGACAGGATCGTCTGGTAGGACTCGCCCCACTGGGTGCTCACCTGCAACCAGCGCCGTCCGAACCGGCCTCGGTGCACGTCGGCATCGTCGCCACCCTCGGCGGTCGGAAGGGCGCCCTCTGCCAGAACCACTTGCCCCAGTGCCGCTGCGCCGCGGCCGCGCCTGCGGCCGGTGTACTGCTCCGGCTCGGGCAGCAGGGGCTCCAGCACCCCGCGGCGAGCACTGTGCCCGTAGATCCACAGAATCTCGGCCTCGGTCGCAGGACGCAGCGCCACCGTCGAGGGCCAGGCCGCCGCGAGTTCCTGCGCCTGCCGCAGCCGCCGCACTTCCTCACGGGCGCCGACCGGCGCGGGCAACAGGCCCAGTTGCAGGGCCATCTCCGCGCGGGCCGCATCGATCGCCATGCCAGCCGCCTGCCGCTTGGTGCCGGCGGGCAGCGGGACGGCCAGCCAGTCCGTCCGGCTGGTCAGCTCCAGGCGCTCCAACTGGTCCCACACCCGCGTCGCCAGCTGCGCGTAACGCTCGCAGGCGGCCAGGTCGACACCATCGGTCATGCGCCGCACGACCTCGGCCGGGTCGACCTGCGGGCACAGCGACAGCAGCATCGCCTCGCCGCGCAACTGCTTGACCAGCGACTCCAGAGCACGCAGCCGGCGTTCTTTGACGGTGCGGGAGGACTGCGCGTGGCCGCTGCCCTCCACCCGCCACAGCGCCCAGCAGGTGCCGTGACGGGTCCAGATGACTTGGCCGGCGATGTGCCGTACGGGAATGCGCATTACTGCCCCTGCTCGTTTGTGTTCGTGGTGCTCGCGGCCCGTGCCGCGAGCAGCGCGCCGACGCCGGACGCCACCCGCACCACCGGGACTTCGGCCGCGGGCCGATCGGCGGCCGGCCTGTTCTCCGGGACGGCCGGTGCGGGAATCGGGCGTCCCGGCTTGTCGAGCGAAGGACCCGGCTCTCGGGGTGCGGCCGCGCGGCCGGGTTCGTTCGTCGGCTGCCAGGTGAGGGTGCAGACGCCCACCAGCGCGCCCCTTGGGCGCTGGCGTACGGGGCGGCCGTCCATCCGGCCCGCGCTGCCGCTCGCTGCCAGGCCCAGCGCACTGGCGGCAACGGACAGAGGATTGCGGCCATCGACGTGGATCCGGCCCACGACCAGGGCCAGGGCGTAGGGCACCCCGACCAGCGGCAGGACGTCGACCAGGCCGTGGTGCGCCCACAGCGCGCGGGTGAGGAAGGCCGCGGCGAAGGTCGCCGCGGCGACGGTGATCTGCGGGACCGTGTAGGGGCCGCCCCAGATGCGGCCGCCGCCGGGCCAGTGCCCCACCACCAGGGTGTGTTTGCGTGCCTTGGTGAAGCACCGTCCGATCAGCGGCTCCGGCGAAGCAGCGGTGGTGCTCATCGCCGGCCGCCGTTCAACGGGTCGAGGTGGTCGACAACGCGGACTGCGGCCGGTGCCGCTGTGCCACCGGGGTTCTTGATGTCCTCGCCGATCTTGTCCCTCAATACCGTCATGTTGACGACGATGGCCATGACCACCGCCCCGCCGATCGCCGCAACAGCGGCCTTCATCACGCTCTTGGTCTGGTGCCACACCGAAGCGACCGAGAGGACATACATCAGCCCCAGCACGCCCACCAGAGCCGCGGTTTTGAGCTGGGAGGTGAGGCTGTTGAAGTCGGAGATGGCACCTGCCATCTGCATGAGCCCGTTCATGAGCCGTGCCTTTCCTGAGAATCTGAAGAGTTGGGGGACGTCGCCAGAGCGGGCGCCGCTTCGAGCGCGGCGACCTCCCACCGGCCGTCCCGGGCGCGCAGCTCGATCGCGTACGTCATCGGCCGACCACTCGTGTGCTTGCCGTCGCCTTCGACGTCGACCAGGAGCCGGCGCTGGACACCGTCGGGCGGCGTCTGCGTCTCGGCGCCCTCGGCCGGGCCCTGGCCGTGGTCGGCGATCTGCGTCACCGTCACCGCCGTGTACGGCGCCGGCCGCACCGCGTGCAGCGTGGTGCCGGGGGAGAGGTAGCGGTCCAGCTCACCCGCGCCCGTCAGGTACGCCGCCAGGAAGCCGCGGACCGTCTGCACCGCCGGATCCGAATCCAGCGGCGCGTGCCCTGCGCCGTACGAGAGCTCAGGAGCTGCGCCCTTGGAACCGGTCGGGGCCGCGACCTCGGCGGGCAGTGCCGCGGCTGTCCAGCCCGAGGCCCCGCGGCCGCCGGTGGCCCCCACCGGCACCTGGAAGTACCGGACGCTGCCGCTCTTGGTGCCCTTCGACGAACCGGTGATCCGCGCGGCCACCGTCACCGACCAGTAGCCGGCCGAGACCTGCCGCACCTGCACCGCCGACGCCGACTCCACACGCTCCGCCCCGTCCTCGCCCGCCCACGACATCGAGCGGGCCGCCGGGTAGTACGCGGCGAGCTCTTCGGCATCGGCGTCACCGTCGCCGGCCTTCACATAGGCGGCGACGTACAGCTCGGCGAAGCCGGCCGGTGCCACCGCATCCGATGTCGCCGGCTGCGCCCGCGGTGCCTTGGCCCGCGTGGGCACGGCCACCGGCGTCGTCGCGGAGGCCAGGGCCCAGCCGCCGAGCAGCGGTCCCGTCAGCAGCAGGCCCCAGGCGCTCCACCGCACCACGGCCGTCCAGTTCGCCATCGCGCCCGTCGACATCGACGTGGTGGCCCACCCGGTGTCCGGCACCGCAGGCTCCTCCACCGGCGGGGTCTGCTCTTCCTTGCGGCGCCACTTCATGACTGCGGCCCCTTCCGGAGCAGATGCCCCCATGTACCCGTCGGGTCCACAGCCCAGATGCGCCGGCCGTCGCGGCGAGCAGCCGCTGCCTGGTCCTTGAGTGCCGCCTTCAGGGCCTGGCTCTTGCCGTGGCCCGCAGGGCCGAACATGGCCGTCACGCCGTCACCTCGCGCTGCACGGTCTTGGACTGGGTCAACTCGGCGATCCGCTCGCGCAGCCGCGCCGGCGGAAGCGCCAGCACCTGCGTCACGAGCACCTGCGCCTCATCCGCGTCCTGCTCCACGTACGACCGCAGCTGCTCGTGGGTGTCGGTCGAGAACGGCTCCGTCACCAACGCGACCGCCAGCTGCGTCGCCCGTCGGCGAATCGCCACCAGCCGCAACTCCTCCGCCTTCAGTTCCACCGCTTCTCCCTCATGTCCCAGCCCCTCGTTCACGACGGCTCCCTCCGTTGGTCGGTGCGCGGAATCCCCCCGCATACAGAGAAGGGAGCTCGATCGGCCCTGATGTGACACAGCGACCGAAAAACTTTTGACGGCCTTCACGCCGCCTCGACCCACTGCGGCGCCGCCTGCCGAAGTCGCGCCACCGC
This window harbors:
- a CDS encoding conjugal transfer protein codes for the protein MKWRRKEEQTPPVEEPAVPDTGWATTSMSTGAMANWTAVVRWSAWGLLLTGPLLGGWALASATTPVAVPTRAKAPRAQPATSDAVAPAGFAELYVAAYVKAGDGDADAEELAAYYPAARSMSWAGEDGAERVESASAVQVRQVSAGYWSVTVAARITGSSKGTKSGSVRYFQVPVGATGGRGASGWTAAALPAEVAAPTGSKGAAPELSYGAGHAPLDSDPAVQTVRGFLAAYLTGAGELDRYLSPGTTLHAVRPAPYTAVTVTQIADHGQGPAEGAETQTPPDGVQRRLLVDVEGDGKHTSGRPMTYAIELRARDGRWEVAALEAAPALATSPNSSDSQERHGS
- a CDS encoding ATP-binding protein; the encoded protein is MRIPVRHIAGQVIWTRHGTCWALWRVEGSGHAQSSRTVKERRLRALESLVKQLRGEAMLLSLCPQVDPAEVVRRMTDGVDLAACERYAQLATRVWDQLERLELTSRTDWLAVPLPAGTKRQAAGMAIDAARAEMALQLGLLPAPVGAREEVRRLRQAQELAAAWPSTVALRPATEAEILWIYGHSARRGVLEPLLPEPEQYTGRRRGRGAAALGQVVLAEGALPTAEGGDDADVHRGRFGRRWLQVSTQWGESYQTILSLTEMPERFVFPGSEYLASLDEFGFPVDWVMRIKVTPGDAAEAKALRQAREVAGQAGEYEGETAGVPSRVLEAAEGMDEYRTALTSSKSEVEVQAMGALCVWGATPAEAEARAADLQTHFAGNDYTFTRPLGEQENLWYGMLPGARTPKVMASYAQVLLARDFAMAGAFGGSALGDAKGPLYGLQLAGGGTRPVLTDWSLGPRKAASASAAFIGELGGGKSVAMKTAVYGILAAGRKSDQPGSRGRAVIVDRTPQQEWVRFAQACPGTTQVITIDDQAQVSLDPLRTILDRAQAQRRTESFLTLLLGIAPMSDQGVALSEAIAAILAGPAPSMAALVGELQSRGKRDATSNAVARKLSSVARKDLARTIFDPTLPVVDTSRADAIVFATAGLALPKEHELSADRLATLEFEKVFGRATLYLIAALSREVCFANPHEFCVAVWDECWWLTSSPEGMSLLLELVRDGRKHDAGVFAGSHDGEDIGPKESAAGQVIRGLFPRKFLFRQTDVALARRGLAFLDLDPGDADLVELVTTGLSPVDVDDELRAQRAGECLHRDLYGRIGGMQIVVPADPEAEAAIHSDPAVQVAA